ATAGTTAAAGCTAATCCCTCTGGATATTGCGGGGCATCTAATTCAATTCTCCAAATTGGATTGAATAAAGATACAACTAATAAAACTCCAGCTATCACAAGTAGTCCTTTGGAAATTATTCCAATATTTTTTTCATTTGAGTTCATAAACGGATTGTTAATTAAATAAAAAGGGAGCAGAAAAAATTTGTCTGCTCCCTATTATTATAACAAAAATTATTTATTATTTAGAAGCAGCTGCTACTTCTGGTTTAGTTACACCTGTTCCAAATTTAAGTGGAACATTACTTCCAGCTGGAGACACTCTAACGTATCCTGTCATTTCTTGATGTAAAGCACTACAGAAATCAGTACAGTACATTGGAGAAATACCAACTTTTGTAGGAGTCCATTTTAATGTTTGCGTTTCACCTGGCATGATTAGTAATTCTGCATTATCAGCTCCTTTTATTGCAAATCCATGAGGAACGTCCCAATCTTGCTCTAAATTAGTTACATGAAAATACACTTCGTCACCCATTCTAATTCCCTCAATATTATCAGGAGTTAAATGTGAACGAATTGCTGTCATATACACATGAACTTTGTTCCCTTCTCTAACAACCTTTGATTCCTTTTCTCCTTTAGCTACGTATGGGTGAGCATTTTCTTCAATCTTAAACATTTTAACAGACTTGTCTTTTATAACGCTTGCTAAAACTGCTTGTGCATAATGCGGCTCTCCAATTGTAGGGAAATCTAAGATTAATTTCATTTTTTCGCCACTGATATCAAATAGCTGAGCACTTTGTGATAACTCAGGACCAGTAGGTAAATAGCGATCTTTAGTAATTTTATTATATGCAATTAAATATTTCCCAGTTGGTTTCTTTGTGTCGCCACCAACTACACATAAGTGACCGATAGAATAAAATGTTGGTTGCCTATCTATTACTTTTAAATCTTTAATATTCCATTTAACTACTTCAGAAGATACAAACATTGATGTATATGCATTTCCATTATCATCAAATTCAGTATGCAAAGGCCCTAATCCTGGTTTTTTTACTTCACCGTATAGAGCTGATTCATATTTAATAACTGGAATTCCTTCGAATTCGCCATCAAAACTTTTTGCAGCAATTGCTTTCAACATTTTATCATAACTAAACACTGGAATAACAGCCGCTAATTTACCACTTGCAACAATATATTCTCCAGTAGGAGAAACGTCACAACCATGCGGTGATTTAGGACACGGAATGAAATAACAAATGTCTTTTAATTCTTTAGAATCTAGTACAATAACTTCTGTTTTAATTTCTGAAGTTGCAGTGTGCGTTTTTTCACTATATGTATTATGTGCATATCTAACAGCCTGTTTTCTTCCTTTTCCTGCTTTTAAATACTCTTCAGCTTTTTTCCAGTTTACAGCCATTACAAAATCCTTATCTTTTTGAGAAGCATTAACTTCTAACAACGTATTTGCTTGCTCTGTATTATAGCAAGAAAAGAAAAACCAACCATGTGAAACACCTTTCCCTGCACGACTTAAATCGAAGTTAACGCCTGGACACTGAATTTGAAATGCAATATCCATTTTACCATCTTCTTTTCCTACACTAATAAAACTTAATGTTCCTTTAAAGTTTTCTTTGTATGTATCAATTCCTACATCTCCATTAGCATCATCCATTGGAACGCTAAAACGAGTTCCAGCTACTACATATTCTGTATTTTCAGTAATAAATGGTGACGAGTGATTTCCTCCACTATTTGGTAATTCAATAATTTCCGCTGTACGAAAAGTAGTTAAATCAATACGAGCAACGCGAGGCGTGTTATTTGCATTCCCAAATACCCAACGCCCATCAGCTTCACCATTTGTTTTGGAAAGTTGAACGTGATGTAAATCATCCCAAGGAACCATACCATGAGAGGTATTTAACATTGGTTTTGTTTCTTCACTATATCCCCATCCCTTTTCAGGATCATTTGAAAAAACAGGAATTACTCTTAATAAACGACCAGATGGTAATCCGTAAACACTCATTTGTCCACTAAAACCACCACTTACAAAGTTGTACACTTCATCGTATTTCCCTGGAGCAACATAGGACTTTATTCCTGAATCACCACTTACGGCATTAGCTGTATCTTTTGGTTTACATGATTGCAACCCGACAGCGGCAAATATACCTGTTACTGCTGCTATTTTGAAAAAATTTTTCATATGTTTTTTTTTAGTTACTTATTTTACTCCGTCAATTTTTCTCATATACTCTAAAATAGCTCTTGCATCATCATCTGTTAAACTTTGGTTCGGCATTCTAACCAAACATAACTCTAACATTGCCTGTGCTTCTGGATCTTTATCAATCATTGGATCTGGATTTGTGATAAAGTTCATAATCCATTCTCCTGTTCTGCGTTTCGTAACATCTTTCCATCCTGGTCCAACTAGTTTCTCCTCTGTCATTTTGTGACAAGAAGTACATTTAACATTTGACGCATCTTCTCCA
This portion of the Bacteroidota bacterium genome encodes:
- the nosZ gene encoding Sec-dependent nitrous-oxide reductase translates to MKNFFKIAAVTGIFAAVGLQSCKPKDTANAVSGDSGIKSYVAPGKYDEVYNFVSGGFSGQMSVYGLPSGRLLRVIPVFSNDPEKGWGYSEETKPMLNTSHGMVPWDDLHHVQLSKTNGEADGRWVFGNANNTPRVARIDLTTFRTAEIIELPNSGGNHSSPFITENTEYVVAGTRFSVPMDDANGDVGIDTYKENFKGTLSFISVGKEDGKMDIAFQIQCPGVNFDLSRAGKGVSHGWFFFSCYNTEQANTLLEVNASQKDKDFVMAVNWKKAEEYLKAGKGRKQAVRYAHNTYSEKTHTATSEIKTEVIVLDSKELKDICYFIPCPKSPHGCDVSPTGEYIVASGKLAAVIPVFSYDKMLKAIAAKSFDGEFEGIPVIKYESALYGEVKKPGLGPLHTEFDDNGNAYTSMFVSSEVVKWNIKDLKVIDRQPTFYSIGHLCVVGGDTKKPTGKYLIAYNKITKDRYLPTGPELSQSAQLFDISGEKMKLILDFPTIGEPHYAQAVLASVIKDKSVKMFKIEENAHPYVAKGEKESKVVREGNKVHVYMTAIRSHLTPDNIEGIRMGDEVYFHVTNLEQDWDVPHGFAIKGADNAELLIMPGETQTLKWTPTKVGISPMYCTDFCSALHQEMTGYVRVSPAGSNVPLKFGTGVTKPEVAAASK
- a CDS encoding cytochrome c, encoding MKTLTVLASLMIAAIFSSCGGEDKPKTETGAQEAPQSMVKDAETYDPKRGEGKYTAESLALSDKLDEAQAKVGEDASNVKCTSCHKMTEEKLVGPGWKDVTKRRTGEWIMNFITNPDPMIDKDPEAQAMLELCLVRMPNQSLTDDDARAILEYMRKIDGVK